One window of the Staphylococcus equorum genome contains the following:
- the gpmI gene encoding 2,3-bisphosphoglycerate-independent phosphoglycerate mutase: MAKQPTALIILDGFANRETEHGNAVKLANKPNFDRYYSKYPTTQIEASGLDVGLPEGQMGNSEVGHMNIGAGRVVYQSLTRINKSIEDGDFFDNEVLNNAIQHVKDNNSALHLFGLLSDGGVHSHYKHLFALLELAKKQGVEKVYVHAFLDGRDVDQKSSLKYIEETQAKFDELGIGQFASVSGRYYAMDRDKRWDREEKAYNAIRNFKGETFESAKAGVEANYEKDLTDEFVEPFIVKDQNDGVNDGDAVVFYNFRPDRAGQLSEIFTDKAFEGFKVEQIDDLFYATFTKYNDNVKAEIVFEKVDLTNTIGEVVQNNGLKQLRIAETEKFPHVTYFMSGGRNAEFEGERRRLIDSPKVATYDLKPEMSAYEVKDALIEELNKGDLDLILLNFANPDMVGHSGMLEPTIKAIEAVDECLGEVVDKITEMGGHAIVTADHGNSDMVLTDDDQPMTTHTTNPVPVIVTKEGVTLRETGRLGDLAPTLLDLLNVNQPEDMTGESLINH; this comes from the coding sequence ATGGCGAAACAACCAACTGCATTAATTATTTTAGATGGTTTTGCAAACAGAGAAACAGAACATGGTAATGCTGTAAAACTAGCTAATAAGCCTAATTTCGACCGTTACTACAGTAAATACCCAACAACGCAAATCGAAGCAAGTGGTTTAGATGTTGGTCTTCCTGAAGGTCAAATGGGTAATTCAGAAGTTGGTCATATGAATATTGGTGCTGGACGTGTAGTTTATCAAAGTTTAACGCGTATCAATAAATCTATCGAAGACGGTGATTTCTTTGATAATGAAGTATTAAACAACGCAATTCAACACGTTAAAGACAATAATTCAGCGCTACATCTCTTTGGCTTATTATCTGATGGTGGTGTTCATAGTCATTATAAACACTTATTCGCATTATTAGAATTAGCTAAAAAGCAAGGTGTTGAGAAAGTCTATGTTCACGCATTCTTAGATGGACGTGACGTAGATCAAAAATCATCACTAAAATATATCGAAGAAACGCAAGCTAAATTCGATGAACTTGGCATTGGCCAATTTGCATCTGTTTCAGGGCGTTATTACGCAATGGATCGTGATAAACGTTGGGATAGAGAAGAAAAAGCTTATAATGCAATCCGTAATTTTAAAGGTGAAACTTTTGAATCAGCTAAAGCTGGTGTCGAAGCTAACTACGAGAAAGATTTAACAGACGAGTTTGTTGAACCATTTATCGTAAAAGATCAAAATGACGGTGTGAATGATGGCGACGCAGTTGTTTTTTATAACTTCCGTCCAGACAGAGCAGGACAACTTTCTGAAATATTTACAGACAAAGCTTTCGAAGGTTTCAAAGTTGAACAAATTGACGATTTATTTTATGCAACATTTACAAAATATAACGACAATGTGAAAGCAGAAATCGTTTTTGAAAAAGTTGATTTAACAAATACTATCGGTGAAGTTGTTCAAAACAATGGTTTAAAACAATTGCGTATTGCAGAAACAGAAAAATTCCCACATGTCACTTATTTCATGAGTGGTGGACGTAATGCTGAATTTGAAGGTGAACGTCGTCGTCTAATCGACTCACCAAAAGTTGCAACTTACGACCTTAAACCAGAAATGAGTGCATACGAAGTTAAAGATGCATTAATTGAAGAATTAAATAAAGGTGACTTAGATTTAATCTTATTAAACTTTGCTAACCCTGACATGGTTGGACACAGTGGTATGCTTGAACCAACGATTAAAGCAATAGAAGCTGTAGACGAATGTCTAGGCGAAGTGGTTGATAAGATTACAGAAATGGGTGGTCATGCTATCGTTACTGCAGATCATGGTAACTCAGACATGGTATTAACAGATGATGATCAACCTATGACTACACATACGACGAATCCAGTTCCAGTTATCGTTACTAAAGAAGGCGTAACATTGCGTGAAACGGGTCGTCTAGGTGACTTAGCACCAACATTATTAGATTTACTCAATGTAAACCAACCAGAAGATATGACTGGTGAATCATTAATCAATCATTAA
- the secG gene encoding preprotein translocase subunit SecG, whose protein sequence is MHTVVMIILVLVCIALVTVVLLQEGKSNGLSGAISGGAEQLFGKQKQRGVDLFLHRLTIILSVIFFLLMLGISYFGL, encoded by the coding sequence ATGCATACAGTAGTAATGATTATTTTAGTTTTAGTATGTATTGCATTAGTAACTGTTGTATTACTCCAAGAAGGTAAAAGTAATGGACTATCAGGTGCGATAAGTGGTGGCGCCGAACAGTTATTTGGTAAACAAAAGCAACGCGGTGTCGATTTATTCTTGCATAGATTAACAATTATATTGTCTGTCATTTTCTTCTTGTTAATGTTAGGCATAAGTTATTTTGGTTTATAA
- a CDS encoding alpha/beta hydrolase, producing the protein MQIKLPKPFFFEEGNRAVLLLHGFTGNSSDVRQLGRFLQKKGYTSYAPHYEGHAAPPEEILKSSPFVWFKEALDGYDFLVEKGYDEIVVAGLSLGGCYALKLSLNRDVKGIITMCSPMYIKTEGSMFDGVLEYARNFKKYEGKDETTINKEMDVFQPSETLKELQGQIQDVRDHVDEVMDPLLVVQAEQDQMINTDSANIIYNESESDEKDIKWYANSGHVITIDKEKELVFEDVYQFLESLDWSE; encoded by the coding sequence ATGCAAATCAAACTTCCAAAGCCATTCTTTTTTGAAGAAGGCAACCGAGCTGTGTTATTATTACATGGTTTCACTGGGAATTCATCAGATGTAAGACAATTAGGCCGATTCTTACAGAAAAAAGGGTACACATCTTATGCGCCTCACTATGAGGGACATGCTGCACCCCCTGAAGAAATATTAAAATCCAGTCCTTTTGTATGGTTTAAAGAAGCATTAGACGGTTACGACTTTTTAGTCGAAAAAGGATACGATGAAATTGTAGTCGCTGGTTTGTCACTTGGTGGCTGCTATGCATTAAAATTAAGCTTAAACAGAGATGTAAAGGGTATTATAACTATGTGTTCACCTATGTACATTAAGACAGAAGGGTCTATGTTTGATGGTGTGCTAGAATATGCCCGCAATTTTAAAAAGTATGAAGGTAAAGATGAAACCACAATTAATAAAGAAATGGACGTTTTTCAACCTTCAGAAACTTTAAAAGAGCTTCAAGGACAAATCCAAGATGTAAGAGATCATGTGGACGAAGTAATGGATCCATTATTGGTCGTTCAAGCAGAACAAGACCAAATGATCAATACAGATTCTGCAAACATTATATACAATGAGAGCGAATCTGATGAGAAAGATATTAAATGGTATGCGAATTCCGGACATGTCATTACAATTGATAAGGAAAAAGAATTAGTATTTGAAGATGTATACCAATTTTTAGAATCATTAGATTGGTCTGAATAA
- the rnr gene encoding ribonuclease R, with amino-acid sequence MNLKPAIEEIIKQPDYEPMSVSDFQDALGLNSADSFRDLIKVLVELEQTGLIQRTKTDRYQRKESNKSQQSKLVKGKLSQNKKGFAFLRPEEGEMDDIFIPPTKINRAMDGDTVLVEVQNSKGEHKGKLEGEVKSIETHSVTQVVGTFSEARHFGFVLPDDKRIMQDIFIAKGHNLGAVDGHKVLVQITKYADGTNNPEGQVSAILGHKNDPGVDILSIIYQHGIEIEFPDNVLAEAEAVPDEIEPSQIEGRRDLRDELTITIDGADAKDLDDAIGIKKLSNGHTQLTVSIADVSYYVTEGSALDEEAYSRATSVYLVDRVIPMIPHRLSNGICSLNPDVDRLTLSCRMEFNERGEVVKHEIFDSVIHSNYRMTYDEVNEIITDQNADTREKFSEVTPMLDLAQDLSQRLVNMRRRRGEIDFDISEAKVIVNEEGIPTDVELRKRGEGERLIESFMLAANETIAEHFDHLEVPFIYRVHEQPKSERLRKFFDFITNFGLMIQGTGEEIHPSTLQKIQQEVEGQPEQMVISTMMLRSMQQARYDDVNLGHFGLSAEYYTHFTSPIRRYPDLIVHRLIRKYIVEQSMNNKEKSKWEALLPEIADHTSQRERRAIEAERDTDELKKSEYMVQHVGEEFEGIISSVANFGMFVELPNTIEGMVHVSNMTDDFYHFDERQMAMIGERQAKVFRIGDPVQIKVINVDVDERMIDFQIVGMPLPKNERSQRPSRGKTIQANPRGKSSDKSKGDSKDKTKHKQRRGKNQRNNDKSNSGNTKHKPFYKDKNVKNKARKKKK; translated from the coding sequence ATGAATTTAAAACCAGCCATTGAAGAAATTATTAAACAACCAGATTATGAACCCATGTCTGTATCTGATTTTCAAGACGCATTAGGTTTAAATAGTGCCGACTCATTTAGAGACTTAATTAAGGTGCTTGTTGAATTAGAACAAACAGGTTTAATTCAACGTACAAAAACAGATAGATATCAACGCAAGGAATCTAACAAATCCCAACAATCAAAATTGGTGAAGGGTAAACTAAGCCAGAATAAAAAAGGCTTTGCATTCTTACGTCCAGAAGAAGGTGAAATGGATGATATCTTTATTCCACCTACAAAAATTAATAGAGCCATGGACGGTGACACGGTCCTAGTAGAAGTACAAAATTCAAAAGGTGAACATAAAGGTAAGCTAGAAGGCGAAGTGAAATCGATAGAAACGCATTCAGTCACACAAGTGGTTGGTACGTTTAGCGAAGCACGCCATTTCGGTTTTGTATTACCAGATGATAAACGTATTATGCAAGACATCTTTATCGCCAAAGGACATAACTTAGGCGCTGTAGACGGCCATAAAGTACTTGTACAGATCACGAAGTACGCAGATGGTACAAACAATCCAGAAGGACAAGTTTCGGCTATATTAGGCCATAAAAACGATCCAGGGGTAGATATATTATCAATCATCTATCAACATGGCATTGAAATTGAATTTCCAGACAATGTTTTAGCAGAAGCTGAAGCCGTGCCGGATGAAATTGAACCATCACAAATTGAAGGCCGTCGCGATTTACGTGATGAACTTACAATTACAATTGATGGCGCGGACGCAAAAGATTTAGATGATGCAATTGGTATTAAAAAGCTAAGCAATGGTCATACGCAATTAACAGTCAGTATCGCTGACGTTAGTTATTATGTCACTGAAGGATCAGCCTTAGATGAAGAAGCATATAGTCGAGCTACAAGTGTCTATTTAGTTGACCGTGTGATCCCTATGATTCCACACCGCTTAAGTAACGGTATTTGTTCTTTAAATCCAGACGTTGATCGCTTAACATTGAGCTGTCGCATGGAATTTAATGAACGTGGAGAAGTCGTTAAGCATGAGATTTTTGATAGTGTGATACATTCAAATTATCGTATGACATATGATGAAGTGAATGAAATCATTACAGATCAAAATGCAGACACACGTGAAAAATTTAGTGAAGTTACGCCAATGTTAGACTTAGCACAAGATTTATCACAACGTTTAGTTAACATGAGAAGACGTCGTGGTGAAATCGACTTCGATATTAGTGAAGCAAAAGTAATCGTTAATGAAGAAGGTATCCCAACAGATGTAGAATTAAGAAAACGTGGTGAAGGAGAACGCTTAATCGAGTCATTTATGCTTGCAGCAAATGAAACGATAGCAGAACACTTCGATCACTTAGAAGTACCATTCATATATCGTGTTCACGAACAACCAAAATCAGAACGTTTACGCAAGTTCTTTGATTTTATTACGAATTTTGGACTAATGATTCAAGGTACAGGAGAAGAAATCCATCCTTCAACATTACAAAAGATTCAACAAGAAGTTGAAGGCCAACCAGAACAAATGGTTATCTCAACAATGATGTTACGTTCAATGCAACAAGCACGTTATGATGATGTAAATTTAGGACACTTTGGCTTATCAGCTGAATACTATACACATTTCACATCACCAATACGTAGATATCCTGATTTAATCGTACATAGATTAATACGTAAATATATTGTAGAACAATCTATGAACAATAAAGAGAAGTCAAAATGGGAAGCACTGTTACCAGAAATTGCTGATCATACATCTCAAAGAGAACGTAGAGCGATTGAAGCAGAACGTGATACAGATGAACTTAAAAAATCAGAATATATGGTACAACATGTTGGCGAAGAATTCGAAGGTATTATAAGTTCAGTTGCTAATTTTGGTATGTTTGTTGAATTACCAAATACGATTGAAGGCATGGTACACGTTTCGAATATGACAGACGATTTTTACCATTTCGATGAACGCCAAATGGCAATGATTGGTGAACGTCAGGCTAAAGTGTTCCGTATAGGCGACCCAGTTCAAATTAAAGTCATCAACGTGGACGTAGATGAGCGCATGATCGATTTCCAAATCGTTGGTATGCCATTACCTAAAAATGAACGCAGTCAAAGACCTTCACGTGGTAAGACAATCCAAGCGAATCCTCGTGGCAAATCATCAGATAAATCTAAAGGTGATAGCAAGGATAAAACGAAACACAAACAACGCAGAGGTAAAAATCAGCGTAACAACGATAAATCAAATAGTGGTAATACAAAACACAAACCATTTTATAAAGATAAAAATGTGAAAAATAAAGCACGTAAGAAGAAAAAATAA
- the tpiA gene encoding triose-phosphate isomerase translates to MRKPIIAGNWKMNKTVQEAKDFVNALPTLPDTKEVESVICAPAIQLDALVTLVNDGKAQGLQIGAQNAYFEDNGAFTGETSPAALADLGVKYVVIGHSERREIFKETDEDINKKAHAVFNHGMTPIICVGETDEERESGKANEVVGNQVKKAVEGLSEEQLQQVVIAYEPIWAIGTGKSSTSEDANEMCAFVRETVAELSSQTVADATRIQYGGSVKPNNIKEYMAQSDIDGALVGGASLKVDDFVQLLEGAK, encoded by the coding sequence ATGAGAAAACCAATTATCGCAGGTAACTGGAAAATGAATAAAACAGTTCAAGAAGCTAAAGATTTCGTTAATGCATTACCAACATTACCAGATACTAAAGAAGTAGAATCTGTAATTTGTGCACCAGCAATTCAATTAGACGCATTAGTTACTTTAGTAAATGATGGTAAAGCACAAGGATTACAAATCGGTGCTCAAAATGCTTACTTCGAAGATAATGGCGCATTTACTGGTGAAACTTCTCCAGCTGCATTAGCAGACCTTGGTGTTAAATATGTTGTTATTGGACATTCAGAACGTCGTGAAATCTTCAAAGAAACTGACGAAGACATTAACAAAAAAGCACATGCTGTATTTAACCATGGCATGACACCAATCATTTGTGTTGGCGAAACTGATGAAGAACGCGAAAGTGGAAAAGCAAACGAAGTTGTAGGCAACCAAGTGAAAAAAGCAGTAGAAGGTTTATCTGAAGAGCAATTACAACAAGTAGTTATTGCTTATGAACCAATCTGGGCTATCGGTACTGGTAAATCATCAACTTCTGAAGATGCTAATGAAATGTGTGCATTTGTAAGAGAAACAGTTGCTGAGTTATCTAGTCAAACAGTAGCAGATGCAACTCGTATTCAATATGGTGGTAGTGTTAAACCTAACAACATTAAAGAATACATGGCTCAATCAGACATCGATGGCGCATTAGTAGGCGGCGCATCACTTAAAGTGGATGATTTTGTACAATTGTTAGAAGGTGCAAAATAA
- the eno gene encoding surface-displayed alpha-enolase, with protein sequence MPIITDVYAREVLDSRGNPTVEVEVLTESGAFGRALVPSGASTGEHEAVELRDGDKDRYLGKGVIKAVENVNEIIAPELVEGEFSVLEQVSIDKMMIQLDGTENKGKLGANAILGVSLAVARAAADLLGQPLYKYLGGFNGTQLPVPMMNIVNGGSHSDAPIAFQEFMVLPVGAETFKESLRWGAEIFHNLKSILKNRGLETSVGDEGGFAPKFEGTEDAVETILEAIKAVGLEPGKDVFLGFDCASSEFFEDGVYNYAKFEGENGKKRNAEEQVDFLEELVNKYPIISIEDGMDENDWDGWKVLTERIGDRVQLVGDDLFVTNTVKLEEGIEKGIGNSILIKVNQIGTLTETFEAIEMAQKAGYTAVISHRSGETEDTSISDIAVATNAGQIKTGSLSRTDRIAKYNQLLRIEDELYETAKFDGLKSFYNLSK encoded by the coding sequence ATGCCAATTATTACAGATGTTTACGCTCGCGAAGTCTTAGACTCACGCGGTAACCCAACAGTTGAAGTAGAAGTATTAACTGAGAGTGGCGCTTTTGGTCGCGCATTAGTTCCATCAGGTGCCTCTACTGGTGAACACGAAGCAGTAGAATTACGTGACGGTGATAAAGACCGTTACTTAGGTAAAGGTGTTATTAAAGCAGTTGAAAATGTAAACGAAATTATTGCACCAGAGTTAGTTGAAGGTGAATTTTCAGTTCTAGAACAAGTATCTATCGACAAAATGATGATCCAATTAGATGGTACTGAAAACAAAGGTAAATTAGGTGCTAACGCTATTCTTGGTGTATCACTAGCAGTAGCTCGTGCAGCAGCTGATTTATTAGGCCAACCACTTTACAAATATTTAGGTGGATTCAACGGTACACAATTACCAGTACCAATGATGAACATTGTTAATGGTGGTTCTCACTCTGATGCACCAATCGCATTCCAAGAGTTCATGGTATTACCAGTTGGAGCAGAAACATTTAAAGAATCATTACGTTGGGGCGCAGAAATTTTCCACAACTTAAAATCAATCCTTAAAAACCGTGGTTTAGAAACATCAGTTGGTGACGAAGGTGGATTCGCTCCTAAATTCGAAGGCACTGAAGACGCAGTAGAAACTATTTTAGAAGCAATTAAAGCAGTTGGTTTAGAACCAGGTAAAGATGTATTTTTAGGCTTTGACTGTGCATCTTCTGAGTTCTTTGAAGATGGCGTTTATAACTACGCTAAATTCGAAGGCGAAAATGGTAAAAAACGTAATGCTGAAGAACAAGTTGACTTCTTAGAAGAATTAGTTAACAAATATCCAATCATCTCTATTGAAGACGGTATGGACGAAAACGACTGGGACGGTTGGAAAGTATTAACTGAACGTATCGGTGATCGTGTACAATTAGTAGGTGACGATTTATTCGTTACAAACACTGTTAAATTAGAAGAAGGTATCGAAAAAGGTATCGGTAACTCAATTCTAATTAAAGTTAACCAAATCGGTACTTTAACTGAAACATTTGAAGCTATTGAAATGGCTCAAAAAGCTGGTTACACAGCAGTTATTTCTCACCGTTCAGGTGAAACAGAAGATACTTCAATTTCTGATATCGCTGTTGCAACAAATGCTGGTCAAATCAAAACAGGTTCATTATCAAGAACAGACCGTATTGCTAAATACAACCAATTATTACGTATTGAAGATGAATTATACGAAACTGCTAAGTTTGACGGACTTAAATCTTTCTATAACTTATCTAAATAA